AACGTCAGCGACCAGTTGGCCAGCCTTACACCGCAGCAATTTCGCGTACTGACCATGGTCTGCGACGGCTTGCTGAACAAGCAGATCGCCTACGACCTCAGCGTTTCCGAAGCAACGGTCAAGGCGCACGTCACGGCCATCTTTCGTAAACTGGGCGTGCGTACACGAACGCAGGCCGCGCTGGTACTGCAACACATGGAACTGACCCGAGCCGGTCATTGATTCAGGTAATGGCATGACCAATCCGTACAAGGGTGTGACCGGTATCAAGCGTATCTGGTATGCCCTTGGTTATTCGCTCGACGGCCTCAAGGCCGCTTACCGGGGCGAGGCTGCCTTTCGCCAACTGGTCTGGCTGGCGGTGATACTCATCCCACTGGCGCTGGTACTGCCAGTCAGCTATGTCGGCCGCGCGCTCATGGTGGGTAGTGTGTTGCTCTCGCTCATCATCGAACTGCTTAACTCTGCCATTGAGGCGGCCATTGATCGCATCTCCCTTGAACGTCATCCGCTATCCAAGGCCTCCAAGGACATGGGCAGCGCAGCGCAGATGCTCGGGTTGATCATGATCGCAGTGGTCTGGTCACTGGTGTTGCTGGAGCCGCAGTGAATGCCACCACGACTTAAGTCTAGCGATCATGGGCTGGGCAAGGGCGCGACAGAATGACAGACTCGGTTATCACTGATTTTTATCCGGCCGGGCTGATGATGCGGGCTATCACTCCGGGCTAACAATTCAAGGGTGTGCTGACCAATCATGATGCTTTCAGGCCCACTGGTTGCCTCCATCTTCCTGTTGTATATGGCGTTGCTGTTCGCCATCGCGTTCTGGGGAGATCGCCAGACCAACGAATTCAATCCACGCCTGCGGGTCTGGGTCTACAGTCTGTCGTTGGCCGTTTGGTGTACCAGCTGGACCTTCTTCGGGGCGGTAGGCATGGCCTCCGAACAGCTATGGGGTTTTCTGCCGATCTATATCGGCCCGGTGATTCTCTTTCTGTTCGGCTGGCGCCTGTACGCGCGCATGATCGCCATCAGCAAGCAGGAAAACATCACCTCGATTGCCGACTTTATTGCCTCGCGGTATGGCAAGTCGCAGACCTTGGCGGTTGCGGTCAGCCTGCTCTGCCTGGTCAGCGTTCTGCCCTACATTGCCTTGCAGCTCAAAGGCATCGTGCTTGGCTTCAACCTGCTCAGTGGCAGCGCCGCCAGCGGAGTAGAGCTGGGTGAGGTAGCCGGAGCCGAAGATACCGCACTGATTGTCACCCTGGTGCTGGCGCTGTTCACCATTCTGTTCGGTACCCGCAGCCTGGATGCTACCGAGCACCATCGCGGCATGATGCTGGCCATCGCCTTCGAGTCGCTGGTCAAGCTGTTCGCGTTTCTTGCCGTGGGTGCCTTCGTGACCTTCAGCCTGTTCGGCGGCGTCGGGGATCTGATTGATCGCGCCAGCAGCAGTGTCGAACTGCACGACTACTGGCAGCGCGATACGCTATTCACCAACTTGCTGTTCCAGTCGTTTATCGCGATCCTGGCGTTTCTCTGTCTACCGCGACAGTTTCAGGTTGCTGTGGTGGAGAATATCCAGCCTGGCGATATGCGCATGGCGCGCTGGGTCTTCCCGGCGTATGTGGTGTTGGCCGGGCTGTTCGTGATTCCCATCAGCCTGGCGGGGCAGATGACTTTGGGCCCGTCAGTATCGGCGGATTCGTACGTCATCAGCATTCCGCTGCTGGAAGGGCATCCATTCCTTGCCCTGCTGGCCTTTATCGGTGGCGCCTCTGCGGCTACCGGCATGGTGATCGTTGCAGCCATTGCGCTCAGTACCATGGTGTCGAATGACGTGGTGCTGCCGCTGCTGCTGCGCAACCGTAATCGGCCGGAGCGCACCTATGAAGAATTTCGCGGCCTGCTGTTGAATGTGCGGCGCACCAGTATTCTGGTGATCCTGTTATTGGCCTATGTGGTCTATCGGCTGATCGGCTCGGCCGGCAGTCTGGCGAGTATCGGTCAGATCGCTTTCGCTGCCATCGCCCAGCTGTCGCCGGCGATGTTTGGCGCGCTGTTCTGGAAACAGGCCAACCGCAGTGGTGTGTTTGCCGGTTTGCTGGTTGGCATCAGCCTGTGGTTCTACATGTTGATTCTGCCGCTGCTCGGCGGCGAGTTACAGGGCTGGCCTTTGCTGGACCCGTTATATGCCAGCTCGATGGGTCTGCCGATCGACAGCCTGACCCTGGGCAGCCTGATCTCCCTGGCGGGCAACGTGGCGGTATTTGTGATGATTTCCCTGCTCAGCCGCACGCGCGTGCTTGAACACTGGCAGGCCAGCCGCTTCGTCAGCCAGGACTCTCAGCAGTGGCATGACGGACCCAGTCGTGCCCTCCTGCGCGTCACCCTCGAGGACCTGCTGGCGTTAGCCGGACGTTTTGTCGGTGAAGAGCGCGCGCACAAGAGCTTCCTGCGTTTTTCCGAAGCGCTGGGCAAACCCCTGGTGCTGAATCACAACGCCAGCAGTGCCTGGATTACCCACAGCGAGCGCTTGCTCGCCGGGGTACTGGGTGCGTCTTCGGCGCGGGTGGTGGTCAAGGCCGCCATTGAAGGCCGCGATATGCACTTTGATGATGTGGTGCGCATCGTCG
This genomic stretch from Halopseudomonas pelagia harbors:
- a CDS encoding PAS domain-containing hybrid sensor histidine kinase/response regulator; this translates as MMLSGPLVASIFLLYMALLFAIAFWGDRQTNEFNPRLRVWVYSLSLAVWCTSWTFFGAVGMASEQLWGFLPIYIGPVILFLFGWRLYARMIAISKQENITSIADFIASRYGKSQTLAVAVSLLCLVSVLPYIALQLKGIVLGFNLLSGSAASGVELGEVAGAEDTALIVTLVLALFTILFGTRSLDATEHHRGMMLAIAFESLVKLFAFLAVGAFVTFSLFGGVGDLIDRASSSVELHDYWQRDTLFTNLLFQSFIAILAFLCLPRQFQVAVVENIQPGDMRMARWVFPAYVVLAGLFVIPISLAGQMTLGPSVSADSYVISIPLLEGHPFLALLAFIGGASAATGMVIVAAIALSTMVSNDVVLPLLLRNRNRPERTYEEFRGLLLNVRRTSILVILLLAYVVYRLIGSAGSLASIGQIAFAAIAQLSPAMFGALFWKQANRSGVFAGLLVGISLWFYMLILPLLGGELQGWPLLDPLYASSMGLPIDSLTLGSLISLAGNVAVFVMISLLSRTRVLEHWQASRFVSQDSQQWHDGPSRALLRVTLEDLLALAGRFVGEERAHKSFLRFSEALGKPLVLNHNASSAWITHSERLLAGVLGASSARVVVKAAIEGRDMHFDDVVRIVDEASEVLQFNRGLLQGAIENITQGISVVDKELRLVAWNRRYLEMFEYPEGLIFIGRPIADIILHNAGRGLCGPGDPQDHVEKRINWMRQGTAHRSERLFPSGQVIEIIGNPMPGGGFVMSFTDISDFRRAEQALKESNESLEQRVAERTSELSELNQALIQAKAQTERASQSQSRFLTAVSHDLMQPMNAARLFSASLSHQSHLPSEAEELVRHLDTSLRSAEDLISDLLDISRLEAGRIRPEWTDFGLRDLLEPLRIELGAMAVEQGVDLRVHISNLRVRSDMRLLRRVLQNFLTNAFRYAGRSKVVLGVRRMGDQVRIEVWDQGPGIPEDKLQVIFEEFQRLDSHRTQAEKGLGLGLAIADGLCRVLGHELAVRSWPGAGSVFSVTVPLARHKRRTSTKAGAQVSPIVSGAQVLCIDNEPNILTGMQSLLSRWQCNVAVARDRDEVQQVLAQGFMPQLVLVDYHLDAGDTGVELMHWLRVLKGQEFPGVIISADGRSELVTQIRLAGLDFLPKPVKPAALRALISRYVELQ
- a CDS encoding diacylglycerol kinase yields the protein MTNPYKGVTGIKRIWYALGYSLDGLKAAYRGEAAFRQLVWLAVILIPLALVLPVSYVGRALMVGSVLLSLIIELLNSAIEAAIDRISLERHPLSKASKDMGSAAQMLGLIMIAVVWSLVLLEPQ